One window of Streptococcus suis genomic DNA carries:
- the gap gene encoding type I glyceraldehyde-3-phosphate dehydrogenase: MVVKVGINGFGRIGRLAFRRIQNVEGVEVTRINDLTDPAMLAHLLKYDTTQGRFDGTVEVKDGGFEVNGKFVKVSAEREPANIDWATDGVEIVLEATGFFASKSAAEQHIHENGAKKVVITAPGGNDVKTIVFNTNHDILDGTETVISGASCTTNCLAPMAKALQDNFGVVEGLMTTIHAYTGDQMILDGPHRGGDLRRARAGAANIVPNSTGAAKAIGLVIPELNGKLDGAAQRVPTPTGSVTELVAVLEKNVTVDEINAAMKAAANESYGYTEDQIVSSDIVGISYGSLFDATQTKVLDVDGKQLVKVVSWYDNEMSYTSQLVRTLEYFAKIAK, translated from the coding sequence ATGGTAGTTAAAGTTGGTATTAACGGTTTCGGTCGTATCGGTCGTCTTGCATTCCGTCGTATCCAAAATGTTGAAGGTGTTGAAGTTACTCGTATCAACGACCTTACAGATCCAGCAATGCTTGCACACTTGTTGAAATACGACACAACTCAAGGTCGTTTCGACGGTACTGTTGAAGTTAAAGATGGTGGTTTCGAAGTTAACGGTAAATTCGTTAAAGTTTCTGCAGAACGCGAACCAGCTAACATTGACTGGGCTACTGACGGTGTAGAAATCGTTCTTGAAGCAACTGGTTTCTTTGCATCTAAGTCTGCTGCTGAGCAACACATCCATGAAAATGGTGCTAAGAAAGTTGTTATCACTGCACCTGGCGGTAACGACGTTAAAACAATCGTTTTCAACACTAACCACGATATCCTTGATGGTACTGAAACAGTTATCTCTGGTGCTTCATGTACTACAAACTGTTTGGCTCCAATGGCTAAAGCTCTTCAAGACAACTTCGGTGTTGTTGAAGGTTTGATGACAACTATCCACGCTTACACTGGTGACCAAATGATCCTTGACGGTCCACACCGTGGTGGTGACCTTCGTCGTGCGCGCGCTGGTGCTGCAAACATCGTTCCTAACTCAACTGGTGCTGCTAAAGCTATCGGCTTGGTAATCCCAGAATTGAACGGTAAATTGGACGGTGCTGCACAACGCGTACCTACTCCAACAGGTTCTGTAACTGAATTGGTTGCTGTTCTTGAGAAAAACGTAACTGTTGACGAAATCAACGCTGCAATGAAAGCTGCTGCTAACGAGTCTTACGGTTACACTGAAGACCAAATCGTATCTTCAGATATCGTAGGTATCTCATACGGTTCATTGTTCGACGCAACTCAAACTAAAGTTCTTGACGTTGACGGCAAACAATTGGTGAAAGTTGTTTCATGGTACGACAACGAAATGTCTTACACTTCACAACTTGTTCGTACTCTTGAGTACTTCGCAAAAATCGCTAAATAA
- a CDS encoding AzlD domain-containing protein, with product MVNKTIFLIILVAAAVTWFPRVLPFVLTQKKGLPDRLVKFLSFLPLTIIFALTLSSIMDEEVGRLPSFLPVESLALLPTFWVVLKTKNILLAVLVGVLTTALLRLVSI from the coding sequence ATGGTCAATAAAACTATATTTTTGATTATTCTAGTTGCGGCTGCGGTGACTTGGTTTCCGCGGGTTCTCCCGTTTGTCTTGACTCAAAAAAAAGGTTTGCCTGATAGACTGGTCAAGTTTCTCAGCTTTTTGCCACTGACCATTATCTTTGCCTTGACCTTATCTAGTATCATGGACGAGGAGGTTGGACGGTTGCCGAGCTTCTTGCCGGTAGAAAGCCTAGCTTTACTTCCAACTTTTTGGGTGGTTCTCAAGACGAAAAACATCTTGCTTGCGGTCCTGGTTGGTGTTCTGACGACAGCGCTGCTAAGATTGGTATCTATATAG
- a CDS encoding AzlC family ABC transporter permease: MKDMNFRSGMEAALPTVLGYASIGFACGVVSVNSGITAVEMGLMSLLVYAGSAQFVMCAMILAGAPLLSIAVTVFFVNIRLFLMSLHTTTIFQGNSLGSNVLIGSLLTDESYAVLLRKHVEEKQIAPSWMYGNNLASYASWFVFTVLGNVLGGLIANPEALGLDFALIAMFVGIFSGQLEAMARQLPMKKIGLILLSVLLVYVGLASLVSSYLAVLLATLVGCTVGVMVDGQ, encoded by the coding sequence ATGAAGGATATGAATTTTCGGTCGGGCATGGAAGCAGCTCTGCCGACGGTTTTGGGTTATGCTAGCATCGGTTTTGCTTGCGGGGTGGTCTCGGTCAATTCAGGGATTACGGCCGTTGAGATGGGGCTGATGAGTCTCTTGGTTTACGCGGGGAGTGCCCAGTTTGTCATGTGTGCTATGATTTTAGCTGGGGCACCGCTTTTGTCCATTGCGGTGACGGTATTTTTTGTTAATATCCGCCTTTTTTTGATGAGTTTGCACACGACAACGATTTTTCAAGGCAATAGCCTGGGTTCTAATGTTTTGATAGGTTCCCTCTTGACGGATGAATCTTATGCGGTGCTTTTGCGAAAGCATGTTGAGGAAAAGCAGATTGCGCCCAGCTGGATGTATGGCAATAATCTAGCCAGCTATGCCTCTTGGTTTGTCTTTACAGTTTTGGGAAATGTGCTGGGTGGTTTGATTGCTAATCCTGAGGCTTTGGGCTTGGATTTTGCTTTGATTGCCATGTTTGTTGGGATTTTTTCTGGCCAATTGGAGGCTATGGCTCGGCAACTTCCTATGAAGAAGATTGGTTTGATTTTGCTTTCGGTTTTGTTGGTTTATGTTGGCTTGGCAAGCCTAGTCTCGTCTTATTTGGCGGTCTTGTTGGCGACGCTTGTTGGATGTACAGTGGGGGTGATGGTTGATGGTCAATAA
- the tsaD gene encoding tRNA (adenosine(37)-N6)-threonylcarbamoyltransferase complex transferase subunit TsaD — translation MKDRLILAIETSCDETSVAVLRGEAELLSNVIASQVASHQRFGGVVPEVASRHHVEVITACIEEALLAAQVMAEDLSAVAVTYGPGLVGALLVGISAAKAFAWAHGLPLIPVNHMAGHLMAARAVKELEFPLLALLVSGGHTELVYVSEAGDYKIVGETRDDAVGEAYDKVGRVMGLPYPAGRVIDELAHQGEDIYNFPRAMIKEDNLEFSFSGLKSAFINLYHNAQQKGETLSNADLSASFQACVMDILMAKTKKALEQYPVKTLVVAGGVAANQGLRERLAAEITDVDVIIPPLRLCGDNAGMIALAAVSEYNKGNFAGWELNAKPSLAFDNL, via the coding sequence ATGAAAGATAGATTGATTTTGGCGATTGAGACGTCCTGTGATGAGACGTCAGTGGCGGTTTTACGAGGCGAAGCTGAGCTGTTGTCCAATGTGATTGCCAGTCAGGTTGCCAGCCACCAGCGTTTTGGGGGTGTGGTGCCCGAGGTGGCTAGCCGCCACCATGTGGAAGTGATTACGGCCTGTATCGAGGAGGCTTTGCTTGCGGCTCAGGTAATGGCTGAGGACTTGTCAGCGGTGGCGGTAACCTACGGTCCAGGCTTGGTCGGGGCACTCTTGGTCGGGATTTCGGCGGCCAAGGCTTTTGCCTGGGCACATGGTTTGCCTTTAATTCCTGTTAATCATATGGCGGGGCATTTGATGGCGGCGCGTGCGGTTAAGGAATTGGAATTTCCCTTGCTGGCGCTCTTGGTCAGCGGCGGGCACACGGAGTTGGTCTATGTGTCTGAGGCGGGCGATTACAAAATTGTCGGTGAGACGCGCGATGATGCGGTCGGTGAGGCTTATGACAAGGTCGGTCGCGTTATGGGCTTGCCTTATCCGGCTGGTCGGGTCATTGATGAATTGGCTCATCAAGGTGAGGACATTTACAATTTCCCGCGGGCTATGATCAAGGAAGATAATCTGGAGTTTTCATTTTCAGGTCTCAAGTCGGCCTTTATCAACCTCTACCATAATGCCCAGCAAAAAGGGGAGACCTTGTCCAATGCGGACCTGTCAGCCTCTTTCCAAGCTTGTGTTATGGACATTCTCATGGCTAAAACCAAGAAGGCCTTGGAGCAATACCCTGTCAAGACCTTGGTTGTGGCGGGCGGTGTAGCAGCCAATCAAGGCTTGCGTGAGCGTCTGGCGGCTGAAATCACCGATGTGGATGTGATTATCCCACCTCTTCGTCTTTGTGGTGACAATGCCGGGATGATTGCTCTTGCGGCTGTGTCCGAGTACAACAAGGGTAACTTTGCGGGTTGGGAGCTCAATGCCAAGCCGAGTTTGGCGTTTGATAATTTGTAA
- the rimI gene encoding ribosomal protein S18-alanine N-acetyltransferase, whose amino-acid sequence MIEIRKYEGQADLVPAVYAVLTDVYELSPWTESQVASDMAGADTTYYLAYDGQDVVGFLAVQTVLDEMEILQIAVKTHSQGRGIASQLMAAVKDWEGDIFLEVRESNAPAQALYRRQHFTKIGKRKNYYHNPIEDAVLMKRERDER is encoded by the coding sequence ATGATTGAAATCAGGAAATACGAGGGGCAGGCGGACTTAGTTCCGGCTGTATATGCCGTTTTGACGGATGTGTATGAGCTGTCGCCTTGGACGGAAAGTCAAGTGGCTTCGGATATGGCTGGGGCGGATACGACCTATTATCTGGCCTATGATGGGCAGGATGTGGTCGGATTTTTAGCGGTGCAGACGGTTCTGGATGAGATGGAAATTTTGCAGATTGCTGTTAAGACTCATTCTCAGGGACGGGGGATTGCAAGCCAGCTAATGGCTGCTGTGAAGGACTGGGAAGGGGACATTTTTCTCGAAGTGAGGGAATCCAATGCCCCAGCCCAAGCTCTTTATAGACGCCAGCATTTTACTAAAATAGGAAAACGAAAGAACTATTACCACAATCCGATTGAGGACGCGGTGCTAATGAAGAGAGAACGTGATGAAAGATAG
- the tsaB gene encoding tRNA (adenosine(37)-N6)-threonylcarbamoyltransferase complex dimerization subunit type 1 TsaB, protein MKILALDSSNQALSVALVEDGRLLAETLLAIKKNHSISLMPTVDFLVAQVGWTPKDLERIVVAQGPGSYTGLRVAVATAKTLAYTLQIDLVGVSSLQSLVPAGLSGRVVPIIDARRNSVYAGVYENGRATQADQYWVFEELLVSLSGQENLTFVGEVTNFVEQINQAFPEAAIQTSLPSAYQLAVIGQDLPAVEVTSFEPAYLKRVEAEENWLKDHAAGNENYIKRV, encoded by the coding sequence ATGAAAATTTTAGCATTAGATAGTTCCAATCAGGCTCTTTCGGTGGCGCTGGTGGAAGATGGCCGCCTGCTGGCGGAGACGCTCTTGGCCATCAAGAAAAATCACAGTATCAGCCTCATGCCGACAGTGGATTTTTTAGTGGCTCAGGTCGGTTGGACACCCAAGGATTTGGAGCGAATTGTCGTGGCTCAGGGGCCTGGTTCTTACACGGGCTTGCGGGTAGCGGTGGCGACAGCCAAGACTCTGGCTTACACTCTGCAGATTGATTTGGTCGGGGTTTCTAGCCTGCAGTCGCTGGTGCCAGCTGGCCTCTCTGGTCGGGTGGTTCCAATCATTGATGCGCGCCGCAATTCGGTCTATGCTGGGGTTTATGAAAATGGCAGAGCTACTCAAGCTGACCAATACTGGGTATTTGAGGAATTATTGGTTAGCCTGTCTGGTCAGGAAAACCTGACTTTTGTCGGGGAAGTAACAAACTTTGTCGAGCAGATAAATCAAGCTTTTCCAGAGGCGGCTATTCAAACCAGCCTGCCGTCCGCCTATCAGCTGGCGGTGATTGGTCAGGACTTGCCTGCGGTGGAAGTGACCAGTTTTGAGCCAGCCTACCTCAAACGTGTCGAGGCTGAGGAAAATTGGCTCAAGGACCATGCTGCTGGTAATGAAAACTATATCAAACGTGTATGA
- a CDS encoding DNA-dependent RNA polymerase subunit epsilon, which produces MIFKVFYQETKVSPRREQTQVLYVQVDAADELQGRIKVKELVENKFPAYNVEFVDLLSDKHLEYEKEHADFKLTEF; this is translated from the coding sequence ATGATTTTTAAAGTATTTTACCAAGAAACCAAAGTCAGCCCACGCCGTGAGCAGACCCAAGTTCTCTATGTTCAAGTAGATGCTGCTGACGAATTGCAAGGTCGTATCAAGGTCAAGGAATTGGTTGAAAACAAGTTCCCAGCCTACAACGTCGAATTTGTCGACCTCCTATCTGACAAGCACCTCGAATACGAGAAAGAGCACGCAGATTTCAAACTTACGGAGTTCTAA